In the genome of Terriglobales bacterium, one region contains:
- a CDS encoding D-alanine--D-alanine ligase family protein has protein sequence MKKLRVGVLFGGRSGEHEVSLLSAASVIEAIDKEKYEVVPIGITKEGRWVAAAHAERLLRSHATTGEERHLRAGDPAATAPAAVLAKGEGVIVPPVPGERPSSLVPFESDAPAARAAAHAVSVDVIFPVLHGTFGEDGTVQGLLELADIPYVGAGVVGSACGMDKDVMKRLFAAAKLPIVRHVTLLRGDWERAPNHVHRIIEKRLKYPMFVKPANLGSSVGISKVHSAAELKGAIDLAGSFDRKIIVEQGVGGKKGKAREIECSVLGNDHPEASIAGEIVPAKEFYDYDAKYLDEGSELLIPARISKRQQKQVQQLAVRAFRAVDCAGLARVDFLMDPKSGKIYVNEINTMPGFTSISMYPKLWAATGLTYADLINRLIELGLERHAEKKQNRYSR, from the coding sequence ATGAAAAAACTGCGTGTGGGAGTTCTATTCGGAGGTCGCAGCGGCGAGCATGAGGTCTCGCTTCTCTCCGCCGCCTCGGTGATCGAAGCCATCGACAAGGAGAAGTACGAGGTCGTGCCCATCGGCATCACCAAGGAAGGCCGGTGGGTGGCGGCGGCGCATGCCGAGCGCCTGCTGCGCAGCCACGCAACCACGGGCGAGGAGCGGCACTTGCGCGCGGGCGATCCTGCAGCCACTGCGCCGGCGGCAGTGCTGGCCAAGGGCGAAGGCGTCATCGTGCCTCCCGTGCCGGGCGAAAGGCCGAGTTCGCTGGTCCCTTTCGAGAGCGATGCGCCGGCGGCGCGCGCCGCCGCACACGCCGTCAGCGTGGACGTCATCTTTCCCGTGCTGCACGGCACGTTCGGCGAGGACGGAACGGTGCAAGGCCTGCTCGAACTGGCGGATATCCCCTACGTGGGCGCCGGCGTGGTGGGTTCGGCCTGTGGCATGGACAAGGACGTGATGAAGCGCCTGTTCGCCGCGGCCAAGCTGCCGATTGTGCGTCACGTCACCCTGCTGCGCGGCGACTGGGAGCGCGCCCCCAACCACGTGCACCGCATCATCGAAAAGCGGCTCAAGTATCCGATGTTTGTGAAGCCGGCGAATCTGGGCTCCTCGGTGGGCATCTCCAAGGTGCACAGCGCCGCCGAACTCAAGGGGGCCATCGACCTGGCCGGCTCGTTCGATCGCAAGATCATCGTCGAGCAGGGCGTGGGCGGGAAGAAGGGCAAGGCGCGGGAGATCGAGTGCTCGGTGCTGGGCAACGACCATCCCGAAGCCTCCATCGCCGGTGAGATCGTGCCCGCCAAGGAGTTCTACGACTACGACGCCAAGTATCTCGATGAAGGCTCGGAGCTGCTTATCCCGGCGCGTATCTCCAAGCGCCAGCAGAAGCAGGTGCAGCAACTGGCGGTGCGCGCCTTCCGCGCCGTGGATTGCGCCGGCCTGGCGCGCGTGGATTTCCTCATGGACCCGAAGAGCGGCAAGATCTACGTCAACGAGATCAACACCATGCCGGGGTTCACCTCCATCAGCATGTATCCCAAACTGTGGGCGGCCACCGGACTGACCTATGCGGACCTCATCAACCGCCTGATCGAACTCGGCCTGGAACGTCACGCCGAAAAGAAGCAGAACCGCTACAGCCGCTGA
- a CDS encoding TetR/AcrR family transcriptional regulator: MTLRAHPARRRPARPGRRGDSEQTRAAILKAALEEFAQEGLAGARIDHIARAARVNKALLYYYFHDKEALYGATLEHVFSGLAERLQGVLEKDLPPREMILALAGTHFDYIAASPIYPRVVQRELMRAGRSGSPHIQRIYERYLAPLKQRLVLLFADGIGRGDFRRVHPLHFFFSIIAMNVFYFSSLPMLRLLLGGDPLEPEQVATRRAAVLDFVAAALFTAPREAPVSIGQRSDAS; encoded by the coding sequence ATGACGCTTCGCGCACACCCCGCCCGCCGCCGCCCGGCCCGACCCGGCCGCCGCGGCGACTCCGAACAGACCCGCGCTGCCATCCTCAAGGCGGCTCTGGAGGAGTTTGCCCAGGAAGGGTTGGCCGGCGCCCGCATCGACCACATTGCCCGCGCCGCCCGCGTCAACAAGGCGCTGCTCTACTACTACTTTCACGACAAGGAAGCTCTCTACGGCGCCACCCTGGAGCACGTGTTTTCTGGTCTTGCCGAACGCCTGCAAGGCGTTCTGGAGAAGGACTTGCCTCCGCGGGAAATGATCCTTGCCCTGGCGGGGACACATTTTGACTACATTGCGGCGTCGCCCATCTATCCGCGCGTGGTGCAGCGGGAACTGATGCGCGCCGGGCGTAGCGGTTCGCCCCACATCCAGAGGATCTATGAGCGTTACCTCGCCCCGCTGAAGCAGAGGCTGGTGCTGTTATTCGCCGACGGCATCGGGCGCGGCGACTTCCGTCGCGTCCATCCCCTGCATTTCTTTTTCTCCATCATTGCCATGAACGTCTTCTATTTCAGCAGCCTGCCGATGCTGCGCCTGTTGCTGGGCGGGGATCCGCTGGAGCCGGAGCAGGTGGCGACGCGGCGCGCCGCCGTGCTCGACTTTGTGGCCGCGGCGCTGTTCACCGCGCCCCGTGAGGCGCCGGTGTCGATCGGCCAAAGGAGCGACGCATCGTGA
- a CDS encoding efflux RND transporter periplasmic adaptor subunit yields the protein MNAAKKFGIAMGGLMIAAIVYYFLTVERSRDLVLIGTVDSNQVVVSARIGGRIEKLPVDEGTEVKAGDLIAQLDTAELEAQLRAFEAGTASMRSQVSASRAREELASGETSSAVRAAQAQLDAARAQLAEARADLERVRLDNERIVALANAGVASEQDRDRSVQALKAAQARMASLEDQVRAAQAEVNAAQARTHEAHAATSTVYATRAQAEQAAAQALETRTRLGYTRVTAPLDGTVSVRVAREGEVVAAGQPIVTVVDLNDTWVRAGLPETQATRIGIGDMLKVRLPSGETVEGRVIFKSTESDFATQRDVSRSKRDIRTVVLKVRVDNSRKTLVPGMTAEVLVPADKLPGRSMARQ from the coding sequence GTGAACGCCGCCAAGAAATTCGGTATCGCCATGGGCGGCCTGATGATCGCCGCCATCGTCTACTACTTCCTGACGGTCGAGCGCTCCCGCGATCTGGTGCTGATCGGCACCGTGGACTCCAACCAGGTGGTGGTGAGCGCGCGCATCGGTGGACGCATTGAGAAGCTGCCCGTGGACGAAGGTACGGAGGTCAAAGCGGGCGACCTGATCGCGCAACTCGACACCGCGGAACTGGAAGCCCAGCTTCGCGCCTTCGAAGCCGGCACGGCCAGCATGCGCTCTCAGGTTTCCGCATCGCGGGCGCGCGAGGAGCTGGCTTCGGGCGAGACCTCGAGCGCCGTACGCGCGGCCCAGGCGCAACTGGACGCGGCCCGGGCGCAACTGGCGGAGGCCCGCGCCGACCTGGAACGCGTACGCCTGGACAACGAACGCATCGTGGCCCTGGCGAACGCCGGAGTCGCCTCCGAGCAGGACCGCGATCGTTCCGTGCAGGCGCTGAAAGCGGCGCAGGCGCGGATGGCGTCGCTCGAGGACCAGGTGCGCGCCGCTCAGGCGGAGGTGAACGCGGCCCAGGCGCGCACACACGAGGCTCACGCCGCCACCTCGACCGTCTATGCCACCCGCGCGCAGGCGGAGCAGGCCGCGGCCCAGGCTCTGGAAACACGCACGCGCCTGGGCTACACGCGCGTGACCGCGCCGCTCGACGGAACGGTCTCCGTGCGGGTAGCCCGTGAAGGGGAAGTGGTGGCTGCCGGCCAGCCCATCGTCACCGTCGTGGATCTGAATGACACCTGGGTGCGCGCCGGCCTGCCGGAAACCCAGGCCACGCGCATCGGCATCGGGGACATGCTCAAGGTCCGGCTGCCTTCGGGTGAAACGGTCGAAGGCCGGGTGATTTTCAAGTCTACGGAGAGCGACTTTGCCACCCAGCGCGACGTCAGCCGTTCCAAGCGCGACATCAGGACGGTGGTGCTGAAGGTTCGCGTGGACAACTCCCGCAAGACGCTGGTACCGGGCATGACCGCCGAGGTGCTGGTCCCCGCCGACAAGCTGCCCGGTCGCAGCATGGCGCGCCAATGA